In the Gopherus flavomarginatus isolate rGopFla2 chromosome 6, rGopFla2.mat.asm, whole genome shotgun sequence genome, one interval contains:
- the LOC127053190 gene encoding G-protein coupled receptor 22-like, translating into MASAIYDSLLESTDGASVDAGWSLPYALGFQVSLTSFLLLEILLGCSSNLTVLALYCSQPGLVDSVSTVVTMNLHVLDTLVCLVCMPLTIAVLLLAPEHNGPLLGCFHEACVTFGSVATAANVLVISLDRYDISVRPGRRVLTPSRTALLLAAIWLLSLLSFFLPFLELEILRGPRPALCLHVPGPQAELATCYHLLLQIPAFAAAGAVMLLTYARVLRALDIRLGGRRFRSQRKRRKAAEPGAGVGEAQRPVQVPPALPPQPMRVQASVSVIVALRRAVRRHRDRRERQKRVFRMSLVIVSTFLVCWAPISIANLLVLCLGPSRLLLQLRLCFLALAYGTTVFHPLLYAFARQKLRAALRSKLRKRVVSALQVDPAPGGTIIHNSWVEPHKGRRARPAGSVGAQRCHTQGLRE; encoded by the coding sequence ATGGCGAGCGCCATCTACGACTCCCTCCTGGAGAGTACGGACGGGGCCAGCGTCGATGCCGGCTGGTCCCTGCCCTACGCATTGGGCTTCCAGGTGTCGCTCaccagcttcctgctgctggagaTCCTGCTGGGCTGCAGCAGCAACCTGACGGTGCTGGCGCTGTACTGCTCGCAACCCGGCCTGGTGGACTCGGTCAGCACCGTGGTGACCATGAACCTGCACGTGCTGGACACGCTAGTGTGCCTGGTGTGCATGCCCCTGACCATCgccgtgctgctgctggcaccggAGCACAATGGGCCCCTGCTCGGCTGCTTCCACGAGGCCTGTGTCACCTTCGGCAGCGTGGCCACCGCCGCCAACGTGCTGGTCATCAGCCTGGACCGGTACGACATCTCGGTGCGGCCGGGGCGCCGGGTGCTGACGCCCAGCCGCACCGCCCTGCTGCTGGCCGCCATCTGGCTGCTCTCGCTGCTTAGCTTCTTCCTGCCCTTTCTGGAGCTGGAGATCCTGCGGGGCCCCCGCCCAGCGCTCTGCCTCCACGTCCCCGGGCCCCAGGCCGAGCTGGCCACGTGCTACCACCTGCTGCTGCAGATCCCGGCCTTCGCCGCCGCCGGGGCCGTCATGCTGCTGACCTATGCCCGGGTCCTGCGGGCCCTGGACATTCGCCTGGGCGGGCGCCGCTTCCGCAGCCAGCGCAAGCGCCGGAAAGCAGCGGAGCCGGGTGCCGGCGTGGGAGAGGCCCAAAGGCCGGTGCAGGTGCCGCCGgcgctgcccccccagcccatgCGGGTGCAGGCCTCAGTCTCGGTGATCGTGGCTCTCCGGCGGGCCGTCAGGCGGCACCGCGACCGCCGGGAGCGCCAGAAACGGGTCTTCAGGATGTCGCTTGTCATTGTCTCCACCTTCCTGGTGTGCTGGGCGCCCATCTCCATCGCCAACCTGCTGGTCCTGTGCCTGGGGCCCAGccgcctgctgctccagctgcgcCTCTGCTTCCTGGCCCTGGCGTACGGCACCACCGTCTTCCACCCGCTGCTCTACGCCTTCGCCCGCCAGAAGCTGCGCGCCGCGCTGCGCAGCAAGCTGAGGAAGCGGGTGGTCTCGGCGCTGCAGGTGGACCCTGCGCCTGGGGGCACCATCATCCACAACTCCTGGGTGGAGCCCCACAAGGGCCGCCGGGCCCGGCCTGCGGGCAGCGTGGGGGCACAGCGCTGCCACACCCAGGGGCTGAGGGAGTGA